A stretch of Desulfomonilia bacterium DNA encodes these proteins:
- the atpE gene encoding ATP synthase F0 subunit C: MSFFSWCAVAASIGMGIASFGTGIGQGLGVRGACEGVSRNPEASGRIITALVLGLAMMESLAIYALVIELILLYANPFLKYVIAA, translated from the coding sequence ATCAGCTTTTTCAGCTGGTGTGCAGTGGCCGCAAGTATCGGAATGGGAATAGCTTCTTTTGGAACCGGTATTGGCCAGGGGCTTGGCGTACGCGGTGCATGCGAAGGCGTGTCAAGAAATCCAGAAGCATCCGGCAGGATCATCACGGCGCTTGTTCTCGGTCTGGCCATGATGGAATCACTGGCTATTTATGCCCTTGTTATCGAGCTTATCCTTCTCTATGCTAACCCGTTCCTTAAGTATGTGATTGCTGCCTAA
- a CDS encoding 4Fe-4S binding protein, giving the protein MKGFPKWLVKTNFFLAVPIVNFGKKAGSIPLIEKIVNLFFIKPFNQVTAVPIKHVDINESIAAGSSALPLAVIERLIEYASHVMVLDECVCRSYYKRDLNDIGCMVLGKAALDIHPSNGRIVSVAEAKAHIRKAADAGLVANVAHVWIDPVGFGVTSFKNMLFICFCGHDSCLYTDNLDKRCSNLDKAYKRLDGIFVSIDESLCSGCGICAEKCFVSAIRMKNYKAVISDVCKGCGRCIDECPEKAIRLETGDFDNVFNQLLKRVSSLANIR; this is encoded by the coding sequence ATGAAGGGTTTTCCTAAGTGGCTCGTAAAGACAAATTTTTTCCTGGCAGTGCCGATTGTAAATTTTGGCAAAAAAGCCGGAAGTATTCCTTTAATTGAAAAAATTGTTAACCTGTTTTTTATAAAACCTTTCAATCAGGTAACAGCCGTTCCTATAAAGCATGTAGATATAAATGAAAGTATAGCTGCGGGAAGCTCTGCGTTGCCGCTTGCCGTAATTGAAAGGCTTATTGAATATGCCTCGCATGTCATGGTTCTCGATGAATGCGTATGCAGATCATATTACAAGAGAGATCTTAATGATATCGGCTGTATGGTCCTTGGAAAGGCGGCCCTTGATATCCATCCTTCAAACGGTCGTATTGTAAGTGTGGCTGAGGCAAAGGCTCATATAAGAAAAGCAGCGGATGCAGGTCTTGTGGCAAATGTAGCACATGTGTGGATTGATCCTGTGGGTTTTGGCGTTACAAGCTTTAAAAATATGCTTTTCATATGTTTCTGCGGACATGATTCATGCCTTTATACGGATAATCTTGATAAAAGATGTTCGAACCTTGACAAGGCTTATAAAAGACTGGACGGTATTTTTGTTTCTATTGACGAATCGCTGTGCTCGGGTTGCGGAATATGCGCTGAAAAATGTTTTGTTTCCGCAATCCGGATGAAAAACTATAAAGCTGTCATAAGTGATGTATGCAAAGGATGCGGAAGGTGCATCGATGAATGCCCTGAAAAAGCGATACGTCTTGAAACGGGAGATTTCGACAATGTTTTCAATCAGCTATTAAAACGGGTATCGAGCCTTGCAAATATAAGATAG
- the rph gene encoding ribonuclease PH, which translates to MASIEEILKNKGVTTPKVSKRYDGREPDQIRQVSITRGYSKHALGSCLIEMGDTKVICAANMEEKVPPHIKNTGTGWVTAEYGMLPSSTNPRSTRESSRGKVGGRTHEIQRLIGRSLRAAIDTRLLGEKTIWIDCDVLQADGGTRTASITGAWVALDDAVRALMKQGLISRNPMIDQVAAISVGIFEGTPMLDLNYNEDSKAEVDMNVIMTGKGRLIEVQGTAEGQPFSKEDLLEMLDLAEKGIRELMEKQVAAFR; encoded by the coding sequence ATGGCGTCCATTGAAGAAATACTTAAAAACAAAGGCGTAACCACTCCAAAGGTCTCCAAAAGATATGATGGCAGGGAACCCGATCAGATAAGACAGGTAAGTATTACAAGAGGTTACAGCAAGCATGCCCTGGGCTCATGCCTTATCGAGATGGGCGATACGAAGGTAATCTGTGCCGCAAATATGGAAGAAAAGGTCCCGCCTCACATAAAAAATACAGGAACCGGATGGGTTACCGCCGAATATGGAATGCTTCCATCTTCAACAAACCCCAGAAGCACAAGGGAATCTTCCCGGGGAAAAGTAGGCGGAAGGACTCATGAAATCCAGAGGCTAATCGGAAGGTCCTTAAGGGCGGCCATAGATACAAGACTTCTCGGTGAAAAGACCATATGGATAGACTGCGACGTCCTCCAGGCGGACGGGGGGACAAGGACAGCCTCCATTACCGGCGCATGGGTTGCGCTTGATGATGCAGTAAGGGCTTTGATGAAGCAGGGCCTGATATCGCGAAATCCCATGATCGACCAGGTGGCAGCCATTTCTGTCGGAATTTTCGAAGGAACACCTATGCTGGACCTCAATTATAATGAGGACTCAAAGGCGGAAGTTGATATGAACGTCATAATGACAGGAAAAGGCAGGCTAATCGAGGTACAGGGTACAGCCGAAGGCCAGCCCTTTTCAAAAGAAGACCTTCTCGAAATGCTCGACCTCGCTGAAAAAGGTATCCGTGAACTCATGGAAAAGCAGGTCGCTGCCTTCAGGTAA
- a CDS encoding glycoside hydrolase family 2 TIM barrel-domain containing protein, protein MKNVIFSRIYHIISLCFLVSVLILASCSSNSYDPLVADEMNETDSGLNNAKTYITPQWQEPGKALRSENSLNGTWTFIPEGYEPREVTVPGFWEAYPKWEGYKSFPGYLDGTPDYQLDIIEGVNWEKRKIHKGTYLRDIDIPEPGAVTKIEFESIHHKADVYLNDIYCGTHTGPYMKVSFDVSGAVKRGINRLRVELTDGSALMKGGTTHPNWPSGYYSHTDITGLYRPVAIKTMPSVYIDDTFIVTSTRQKELVLEHTITNTLDTDKIVWVISRAINRNGDTSIETKAQKVIVPARSSIKTAVVEKWNDPICWSPVNPYLYTLRTLLIDETGIPVDLREDRFGFREVWIENGNFMLNGMRMNLIGDNVDDQASRPRYWALKYFSADTARDTLGRIKDLNINTIRFHQAPPEESVYDLCDELGILVISETAVYARIDIIPPLSWFNFEYLKNSATWIDAWVRAERNHPSIVMWSLENEMFLYILDLTLCQIYKLQYPAKESDTIKKPDSTFTEPRPVNWDGDSGLLRLSGFKPETVNWHYPSLTGLLFTDDPNIEWYDDAICNFRPFLVKDVPCGVGETMVVRHRDWTKQTPDQAKAMQGMAIRAMRILGFSDMRPYKMNWAWHFFDPQGKEHPTELYYHMLYTQEQKDMLVKNIKESCHPVAVFDYDYTRTKSNPDGTFGPVVLPASKKIKRNLVITNDSFIADTPQTITWSVTDKTTGDVIAGNTFTLKVRHGFNMTYPIEFKTPDSTDSKEIVLSITSSMEGLPQGDFKIEYMFIVR, encoded by the coding sequence ATGAAGAACGTAATTTTTTCAAGAATATACCATATAATATCTTTGTGTTTTCTAGTTTCGGTTCTTATCCTTGCCTCCTGTTCCAGCAACAGCTATGACCCTTTGGTTGCCGATGAAATGAATGAAACTGACTCCGGATTGAACAATGCCAAAACTTACATCACTCCCCAATGGCAGGAACCCGGTAAAGCTTTGAGATCGGAAAACAGTCTGAATGGCACGTGGACATTCATCCCTGAAGGATATGAACCGCGTGAAGTGACCGTGCCCGGATTCTGGGAGGCATATCCCAAATGGGAAGGATACAAAAGCTTTCCGGGTTATCTTGACGGTACGCCTGATTACCAGCTTGATATAATTGAAGGAGTAAACTGGGAAAAAAGAAAAATCCATAAAGGTACATATCTTAGAGATATCGATATTCCCGAGCCGGGAGCGGTAACAAAGATTGAATTCGAATCTATTCATCACAAGGCCGATGTTTATCTTAATGATATATATTGCGGAACTCATACTGGTCCGTATATGAAGGTTTCTTTCGATGTTTCCGGGGCTGTAAAAAGGGGCATCAACAGATTAAGGGTTGAACTGACCGACGGTTCCGCATTGATGAAAGGCGGCACGACTCACCCAAACTGGCCTTCAGGATACTACAGCCATACGGATATTACAGGGCTTTACAGACCCGTGGCTATTAAGACCATGCCATCGGTTTATATTGATGATACGTTTATAGTCACTTCCACCAGGCAGAAAGAGCTTGTCCTTGAACACACGATAACCAATACACTCGATACTGACAAGATCGTCTGGGTAATAAGCCGGGCGATAAACCGCAACGGTGATACCTCAATAGAGACAAAAGCTCAAAAAGTGATCGTTCCTGCCCGCTCAAGCATAAAAACTGCAGTTGTGGAAAAGTGGAATGATCCGATATGCTGGTCTCCGGTTAATCCATATCTCTATACGCTTCGCACTCTTCTGATTGACGAAACAGGAATTCCTGTCGATTTAAGGGAAGACCGCTTCGGCTTCAGAGAGGTCTGGATAGAAAACGGCAATTTCATGCTCAATGGAATGCGCATGAATCTGATCGGCGATAATGTCGATGATCAGGCATCACGTCCGAGGTACTGGGCTTTGAAATATTTCTCGGCCGACACCGCACGGGATACTCTTGGAAGAATAAAGGATCTGAATATCAATACAATCCGTTTTCATCAGGCGCCCCCTGAAGAATCTGTCTATGATTTATGCGACGAGCTTGGAATCCTCGTCATATCAGAAACTGCCGTATATGCACGCATTGATATCATACCGCCTTTATCCTGGTTTAATTTTGAATATTTGAAAAACAGCGCCACCTGGATTGACGCATGGGTCAGGGCTGAAAGAAATCATCCTTCGATTGTTATGTGGTCTCTGGAAAACGAGATGTTTTTATACATTCTCGATCTAACACTGTGCCAGATATACAAGCTGCAATACCCGGCAAAAGAGTCTGATACCATAAAAAAACCCGACAGCACATTCACTGAACCGCGTCCGGTCAACTGGGATGGAGATTCCGGACTTTTAAGGCTTTCCGGATTCAAACCCGAGACCGTCAACTGGCATTACCCGTCGCTCACAGGGCTGCTGTTTACTGATGATCCCAACATTGAGTGGTATGATGATGCGATATGCAACTTCAGGCCTTTCCTGGTTAAAGATGTGCCATGCGGGGTGGGCGAAACAATGGTTGTACGCCACCGTGACTGGACAAAACAAACGCCGGACCAGGCAAAGGCAATGCAGGGCATGGCTATCCGCGCAATGAGAATACTGGGTTTTTCCGATATGCGGCCATATAAGATGAACTGGGCCTGGCACTTCTTTGACCCGCAGGGAAAAGAGCACCCGACAGAACTTTATTACCATATGCTGTACACTCAGGAACAGAAAGACATGCTGGTAAAAAACATTAAAGAATCATGCCACCCTGTTGCTGTCTTCGATTATGACTATACCAGGACAAAATCCAACCCTGACGGGACATTCGGCCCGGTTGTTCTACCTGCCTCAAAAAAAATTAAACGTAATCTTGTGATCACGAATGATTCTTTCATTGCTGACACACCCCAGACAATCACATGGTCTGTCACGGATAAAACAACAGGTGATGTGATTGCCGGAAACACGTTCACATTAAAAGTCAGGCATGGCTTTAACATGACATACCCGATTGAATTTAAGACACCGGATTCCACTGATTCTAAAGAGATTGTACTCTCAATAACATCCAGCATGGAAGGTCTGCCGCAAGGTGATTTCAAGATTGAATATATGTTCATTGTAAGGTGA
- a CDS encoding XTP/dITP diphosphatase, producing the protein MKILAATGNKGKLREIREILENDDLTIVSPDEIGIKSDVLEDGLTFEENAIKKATAIRDISGMNVLADDSGLCVDALGGMPGVISARFSGAGATDAKNIMKLLGLMEGKKDRKAKFVCVLALALTDGRIITASGECHGIITDSPSGTGGFGYDPVFLEPSSGLTFAEMPQDEKNRISHRRRALEELRIIIKEL; encoded by the coding sequence ATGAAAATTCTTGCAGCAACAGGCAACAAAGGAAAGCTGAGAGAAATCCGTGAAATCCTTGAGAATGATGACCTGACAATCGTCTCCCCCGATGAGATAGGGATAAAATCAGATGTCCTGGAAGACGGCCTTACCTTTGAAGAAAACGCCATAAAAAAAGCCACAGCCATAAGGGACATATCCGGAATGAATGTCCTTGCTGACGACTCAGGCCTGTGTGTTGACGCGCTAGGCGGTATGCCGGGGGTAATCTCGGCCAGGTTTTCCGGTGCCGGTGCAACAGATGCAAAAAACATCATGAAGCTCCTTGGTCTCATGGAAGGGAAAAAGGACAGAAAGGCGAAATTTGTCTGTGTCCTCGCACTTGCCCTGACAGACGGGCGAATCATAACCGCAAGCGGCGAGTGCCATGGCATTATAACAGACTCTCCTTCAGGAACAGGAGGTTTCGGTTACGACCCTGTTTTTCTGGAACCCTCATCCGGGCTGACATTTGCCGAGATGCCTCAAGATGAAAAAAACAGGATCAGCCACAGGAGAAGAGCCCTTGAGGAATTGAGGATCATAATCAAAGAACTTTAA
- a CDS encoding ATP synthase subunit I — MTKEPSINNVIYLTIAVWLGMCLLSLPIGGWDYALGIFVGGAVVFVNFNWMHSQAVAAVTMSRKKASIYMVIKYFLRLGVTAVIIYALMVYTRVKIPALLIGISTVVISIFAYMGFSIIFNRGE; from the coding sequence ATGACTAAGGAACCATCAATAAACAATGTTATATATCTTACCATTGCCGTTTGGCTTGGGATGTGTCTGTTGAGCCTTCCCATCGGCGGATGGGATTATGCTCTCGGTATATTTGTAGGCGGTGCAGTAGTATTTGTAAATTTCAACTGGATGCACTCCCAGGCCGTAGCCGCGGTTACCATGAGCAGGAAGAAAGCCAGTATATACATGGTAATCAAATATTTCTTAAGGCTCGGCGTGACGGCAGTAATCATATACGCATTGATGGTTTATACGAGAGTCAAGATTCCGGCTCTGCTTATTGGCATATCAACAGTCGTTATAAGCATATTTGCTTATATGGGCTTCTCGATAATATTCAACAGAGGGGAGTAG
- the atpB gene encoding F0F1 ATP synthase subunit A, whose translation MEHGFLWLNFITGPLTEFFNHLFNTADPATSSFFRDSNNYNQVVYMWLYMLFLTLMGFLATRAIKMVPGALQNFMEVVVDGLRGLLIDNMGPHGMIFFPLIATIAVFIFTANMAGIIPGFFSPTANMNTNAAMALTVFVLTHIVGVRIHGFKYLKQFMGPVWWMAPIMIPIELIGHLARPLSLTMRLFGNIAGEDLVLGVLLLLVPYVVPLPFLALMIFTSVLQAFVFSLLAMMYISGAMEEAH comes from the coding sequence ATGGAACATGGTTTTCTATGGCTTAATTTTATCACCGGTCCTTTAACCGAGTTTTTCAACCATCTCTTCAATACCGCTGATCCGGCAACTTCCAGTTTCTTCAGGGACAGCAATAATTATAATCAGGTTGTTTATATGTGGCTCTACATGCTGTTTCTTACCCTGATGGGATTTCTTGCTACCAGAGCGATAAAAATGGTTCCCGGTGCGCTTCAGAATTTCATGGAAGTTGTTGTTGACGGCCTCAGAGGACTTCTAATTGATAATATGGGTCCTCATGGAATGATATTCTTCCCTCTTATTGCAACAATTGCAGTTTTCATATTCACTGCAAACATGGCGGGTATCATCCCCGGGTTCTTTTCTCCTACAGCTAATATGAATACGAATGCCGCAATGGCGCTTACGGTTTTTGTGCTGACGCATATTGTCGGGGTCCGTATACATGGCTTCAAGTACCTGAAACAGTTCATGGGGCCGGTATGGTGGATGGCGCCGATTATGATACCTATCGAACTTATCGGACACCTGGCGCGCCCTCTGTCCCTTACAATGCGTCTTTTCGGTAATATTGCAGGAGAGGACCTTGTCCTCGGCGTTCTTCTTCTGCTTGTACCATATGTCGTACCGTTGCCATTCCTTGCACTTATGATCTTTACTTCGGTGCTGCAGGCATTTGTATTTTCACTTCTTGCAATGATGTACATTAGCGGTGCAATGGAAGAAGCACATTAA
- a CDS encoding AtpZ/AtpI family protein, translated as MENPKKDKSILQMADLVTMGMAMVLCIVMGLVVGIYLDKWMQTEPIFTLVFIFGGILAGFRIMYKTYMKFFAQEKSRESQNDTDND; from the coding sequence ATGGAAAATCCAAAGAAAGATAAATCGATTCTGCAGATGGCTGACCTTGTAACAATGGGTATGGCCATGGTGCTGTGTATTGTAATGGGGCTTGTTGTAGGAATATATCTTGACAAATGGATGCAGACCGAACCGATATTTACCTTGGTGTTCATATTCGGGGGAATTCTTGCAGGTTTCAGGATCATGTACAAGACTTATATGAAGTTTTTTGCCCAGGAAAAATCAAGGGAATCCCAAAATGATACAGACAATGACTAA
- a CDS encoding polysaccharide deacetylase family protein — MKIKISLFILTVFLFLSLNNPILHGAQNAESGSVFVLCYHSFHGKDKIPTDVSTSELRNQLVHLKNNGYRFVTFSQIEKGLVKGQKNILITIDDGNRSIIEADEKVFKPMGIKPLLGIYPNLIGKKDYALNWEELKRLSDQGYDIASHGYYHLPLNEKLFNTDKKAFTNEIYKPKKMLQEKLDRNIEVFIYPNGVRNDSAKKILKEAGYKYAFTIVWGPVELPLSSNPDPFELRRYMVSRNFNEISSVIFNKVKTAEKK; from the coding sequence ATGAAAATCAAAATATCTCTGTTTATTTTAACTGTATTCTTATTTTTATCACTGAATAACCCTATTCTCCATGGGGCTCAAAATGCAGAAAGCGGAAGTGTCTTTGTTCTATGCTACCATTCATTTCATGGAAAAGATAAAATCCCAACGGATGTATCCACCAGCGAGCTCAGAAATCAGCTGGTCCACCTCAAAAACAACGGCTACCGGTTCGTTACATTCTCGCAGATCGAAAAAGGGCTTGTAAAAGGACAGAAAAATATCCTTATCACTATCGATGACGGGAACCGCAGCATCATCGAGGCTGATGAAAAGGTTTTCAAACCGATGGGGATCAAACCTCTGCTAGGCATCTATCCCAACCTCATCGGCAAAAAGGATTATGCATTAAACTGGGAAGAACTGAAAAGGCTATCCGATCAAGGTTATGATATTGCATCTCACGGCTATTACCATCTTCCATTAAATGAAAAGCTTTTCAACACCGACAAGAAAGCATTCACAAATGAAATCTACAAGCCAAAGAAAATGCTCCAGGAAAAGTTAGACCGTAATATTGAAGTCTTCATATATCCGAACGGTGTAAGAAACGATTCTGCGAAAAAGATACTCAAGGAAGCAGGCTATAAATACGCGTTCACAATAGTCTGGGGCCCTGTGGAATTGCCGTTGAGTTCAAACCCCGACCCCTTTGAACTTCGTAGATACATGGTATCCCGAAATTTTAATGAGATATCGTCAGTCATCTTTAATAAGGTAAAAACCGCAGAGAAGAAATAG
- a CDS encoding RtcB family protein, with product MKDVRTTRIDPFRLKIERHGKMHTHGIIYANSDIENYLLNDQAVNQVANVACLPGIVGPSMAMPDIHWGYGFPIGGVAAFSMNDGIVSPGGVGYDINCGIRCLKTNLTHEQVSPVIERLVASLFITVPSGVGSQNKAIKINLQDFNQILVSGSSWVIRQGMAPEKDIECHEDYGCIKGADPDSVSKKAVERGLPELGTLGSGNHFIEIDTVDEIFDKDVARAFGLFEKQVVVQVHTGSRGLGHQICDDYIHQMIAVAAREGISLPDRQLACAPLFSTEAKKYLGAMASAANFAFANREIITFLIRECFENIFSKSFEKLGMDLLYDCCHNIAKIEKVKSGGREIEVCIHRKGATRALLPGDRRLPYKYINTGQPVLVPGDMGRESYILVGSEKAEDTYFSACHGAGRLMSRSEAKRHANERAVVDGLKLRGVHIIAASRATVVEEMPDAYKDVSKVVDTMTGADVAIKIAKLKPMGIIKG from the coding sequence ATGAAAGACGTAAGAACCACACGCATCGACCCTTTCCGGCTTAAAATTGAAAGGCACGGGAAAATGCATACCCATGGGATAATATATGCAAACAGTGATATTGAAAATTATCTGCTGAACGATCAGGCCGTAAACCAGGTCGCAAATGTAGCATGCCTTCCGGGTATTGTGGGGCCTTCCATGGCAATGCCAGACATTCACTGGGGATACGGTTTCCCCATCGGAGGGGTAGCGGCATTTTCAATGAATGACGGAATCGTATCTCCCGGAGGCGTGGGATATGACATTAACTGCGGCATACGCTGCTTAAAGACAAACCTGACACATGAACAAGTCTCCCCTGTAATTGAACGCCTTGTTGCCTCACTGTTCATCACCGTGCCATCAGGTGTGGGATCACAAAACAAGGCAATAAAAATAAACCTGCAGGATTTTAATCAAATCCTTGTCAGTGGTTCTTCCTGGGTGATCAGGCAGGGCATGGCTCCTGAAAAGGACATCGAATGCCATGAAGATTACGGCTGCATTAAAGGTGCAGATCCGGATTCAGTATCAAAAAAAGCAGTTGAAAGAGGACTTCCTGAACTTGGGACACTGGGTTCCGGCAATCATTTCATTGAAATCGACACCGTTGATGAGATATTCGACAAGGATGTCGCCCGGGCTTTCGGACTTTTTGAAAAACAGGTTGTTGTTCAGGTTCATACAGGCTCAAGGGGACTCGGGCATCAGATATGTGACGACTACATACATCAGATGATAGCCGTTGCGGCAAGAGAAGGCATATCCCTTCCTGACAGGCAGCTCGCATGTGCTCCCCTTTTTTCAACAGAGGCAAAAAAATATCTTGGCGCCATGGCCTCCGCGGCGAACTTCGCCTTTGCAAACAGAGAAATCATCACATTTCTTATTAGAGAATGCTTCGAAAATATCTTCTCAAAAAGCTTTGAAAAACTCGGCATGGACCTGCTCTATGACTGCTGCCACAATATAGCTAAAATTGAAAAAGTGAAATCCGGGGGGCGGGAGATCGAAGTGTGCATACACAGGAAAGGAGCAACCAGGGCCTTGCTGCCCGGCGACAGAAGGCTCCCGTATAAATATATCAATACAGGACAACCGGTTCTTGTACCGGGCGATATGGGAAGAGAATCATATATACTGGTTGGATCTGAAAAAGCGGAAGATACCTACTTCAGCGCATGCCATGGAGCCGGCAGGCTGATGTCAAGAAGCGAAGCAAAAAGACACGCAAATGAAAGGGCCGTAGTCGATGGCTTGAAACTAAGAGGAGTTCACATTATCGCGGCATCTCGCGCCACGGTTGTCGAGGAAATGCCTGATGCTTACAAGGATGTGTCAAAGGTTGTGGATACAATGACCGGTGCAGATGTTGCCATAAAGATTGCAAAATTAAAACCGATGGGGATAATCAAAGGATAA
- a CDS encoding archease, producing MPYSVIDHTADIGLKITGTNMPDLFLEAARALVIEIGADTALSEKTVRINVDGYDYEDLLVLFLNALIFEIQTRDFRVSGFEITSLSKTGIRVSVRGAHGGKPLKENIKAATYHNLNIIKNPDVYETTIIFDV from the coding sequence ATGCCCTATTCAGTAATAGACCATACCGCTGACATCGGTTTGAAGATAACCGGAACGAATATGCCAGATCTTTTTCTTGAAGCAGCCAGGGCGCTTGTAATCGAGATCGGTGCAGACACGGCTTTATCAGAAAAGACCGTCAGGATAAATGTTGATGGATATGATTACGAAGACCTGCTCGTATTATTTCTCAACGCACTTATCTTTGAAATTCAGACAAGGGATTTCCGTGTTTCAGGATTTGAAATAACAAGTCTTTCAAAGACCGGTATCAGGGTATCCGTGAGGGGCGCTCACGGCGGCAAACCGCTCAAAGAGAACATCAAGGCGGCCACGTATCATAACCTCAACATAATCAAAAACCCCGATGTTTACGAAACAACCATCATTTTTGATGTATAA